Sequence from the Cryptosporangium minutisporangium genome:
GCCCGGCGCACCCGGAACGTCCGCCGACCGGATGGTCCCGGCCCCGCTGGACGGGCTCGCGTCGGTCCGGGGCACGAAAAGCGCGACGCCGCCGACGATCGCCCCGGTGAACAGCGCGCCGAGGAAGCCGAACACCGCGGTCAGCGGGGAGAAATCGCCGCAGTTCTCCGCGCTGGTGAGCGTGAACGCCTCGTTGATGCCGGGCAGGTTGCCCTCGGGGGTGCCCTCGGCGTCCGGCGAGATGTTCGGGCCGGCCGGATCGCTGGCCGTCGGCTCGTTGGTGGCGGGGCCCTCGACCGGCCCGGCCGGGCCCTTGACCGGGTTCGACGGTGCGGTCGACACCTTGGACGCCGGGGTGGGCGTGGCCTCTTCACACCCCGGTCCGCCAGCGACGAAACCGGTGACCAGGCCGGTGAGCACGGCCAGGACAAGGGTCAGCCCGGCCACGATGAGCCGGACGAAGCTGGTCGGCATGGTGGGGGTACTCCGATCGACGTGCGCGGGGGTAGGAATAGGGGGCGGGGGTCAGGAGACGCCGGCGCGCACACGCTGCGAGAGCAGATAGAACCCACGGTGCGCGACGTGGGCGATCCGGGCCTGGGCGGGGCTGGCGCTGGCCACCGCGAACGTCCGCCACCGGGTGGCCGCCTCCAGCGCGGCCTGGGCGAGCTGCGGGGTCGGTGCGCCGGCCAGCTGCAGGATCCAGCCGGGGTCGTCGGAGAGCGCGAGCCGGGTGAGCTCGGACTCCATGCCTGCGGGCAGCTCGACTGCGCCGGTGGTGACCTGCTGGGCCACCTCCAGCAGGCGCAGCTGGTGGTACTCGGGTTGCTGGAGGAGCCGCTCGACGGCGTCCCGGAGCAGCTCGCGGTCGGCCGGACGCTCGGCACGCGCGGCGACCTGCTCCAGCGTCGTCAGCGCCCAGCCGGCCTTGATCGCGTCGGTGCGCCAGCGGAACGCCTGGTCCAGCGTCTGGCGGACGCGCGGGAAGCCGGACGCGCGGTAGAGCCGGCGGATCAGCTCACCGGTCGCGAGCGTCGAGTCGGCGGCCAGCGAGGCGACCGCGAACTGGATGCCGTACAGGTCGAGCAGGCGGAGGAGGCGCTCGCGCTGCTCAGCCGGGATCTCGCACTCGCGGGTCGTGAACAGGTCGACCGACGCCATCAGCACCGCGCGGTCGACGGCCGGGAGCGCGGCGAGCGCGCGCAGGCTCTCGCAGTCCGCCGCGGTGAGCCGACCGGCCTCGGTGGTCTCGGCGAGCAGGCCGACCACCGGGACGACGTCGGCGACCTGACGGCGGAGCGCCTGCGCCTGGGTCTCGGCGAGCGGCCCGGCGACCGGCCACGGGTCGCCACCGCCGCCGAGCTTGTCGACCTTGTTGAACAGGCCGAGCGAGTTGATGGGGTTGCTGGACAGCCGGGCGGAGATCGAGCGGAAGGCTTCCAGCGCCTCCAGGTCGTCCTCGCGGACCGACTGCGTGAAGACGTAGATGATCGCCTCGGCGCCGGACAGCGCGCTCTGGGAGTCCTGGTCGAGGTCGTCGTCGACCGGGTTGTCGTTGAACAGGAACCGCCGGGTTCCCGCACTGACCTGCGAGTTGGTCGAGCTCAGGCCCGGGGTGTCGACGACCGTGAGGTCCCGCAGCCGATCGCTGGCGAGGGTGACGTCCACGTAGGACACCTCTTGCCGCGGAATGCCGAGGCGCTGCGGGATCATGCCCGACTCGTCCAGCGGCAGGCTGACCCGCAGCCCGTCCCGGCGGACGACGTCGACCCGATCGGCCGGCCCGTACCGGAACTGGGTGACCAGCCGGGTGCACTCCCCCACCTCGGTCGGAGCGACCCGGCGCCCGATGAGCGCGTTGACCAGCGTCGACTTACCGGCCTTGAGCCGTCCGGCGATCGCCACCCGCAGCGGCTCACCGAGCCGCCGGGACAGATCGGCGACCGCTACCCCGGTGCCGCCACCCAGCCGGGGACCAACCTCCCGGCAGAGCCCGGCGACGCGCTGGCTCAGCGGACCTGGCGCCACTGTGTTCTCCCTGTCGTGCTCTTCGTGTGCTGCTACCGCTCCCGATCATGCCGTTGCCGGGCCCGCAGTGATCACTGCGGGCCCGGCAACGGGGTAGATCAGGCGCTCGCCAGGTCCGGCGTCTCGGTGCCGGACGTGCTGGTGCCGGCCGGAGCCGTGGTCTCCGTGTCGAGCTGACCGTCACCGTCGGAGTCGGTGTAGGCCACGTCCGCGGTGCCGTCGCCGGTGGTGTCGACGTAGGCCGCGTCGACGTAACCGTCGCCGTCGCTGTCGACCACCGCGGTGTCGATGCTGCCGTCACCGTCGGTGTCGGCCGCGGCGTAGTCCGCCACCCCATCGCCGTCGGTGTCGGCCGCCACCGCGTCGATGACACCGTCACCAGTGCTGTCGACGCCGACCACATCGGCGGCACCGTCACCGTCGGAGTCGACCAGGACGGTGTCGTACTGACCGTCACCGGTCGTGTCGACGACCTCGTACGCGGTGCCGTCACTGTTGGTCACCAGGTAACCGTCCTGCGTGCCGTCACCGTCGTAGTCGACTGCCTCCGCGCCGTCCGGGGTGCCGCTGTCGTAGCTGGCGTCGTCGACGTCGCTCATCGAGAAATCCTCCTGTTGAAGTTACCGTTCAGGGTGCCCGCCGCACGACGTGCGCCGGGGGCTCTGTCGGGGGTTTGACTGTGCAGGATTCGCAGCACTGACCCTAGGCATATCCTGCCGCCGCACCATCCCTACTTCGTGCCAGTCCAACAGGGTTCGCAGGACGGGACGGACAGGTAGAAAACGACGCGGTAGTGCGGGAGGAAACGCAGTGGTCGACGCCGACGGGGGTACGCCGGCGGGCCGGGACGGGCTTGGTGTCCTGCTGAGGAGCCCGGGACTGGTGGTGATCGCGGGTGGGCCCGGCGCGGGGCGCACCACTACCCTCCGTGCACTGGCGGATGAGTTCCGTGGTCCGGTGTTCATCGGCGGTGGGCTCGCCACGCTGCGTCACCTTCCGGGGATGGCGCTGGCGCGCGCGGTGCGCGCGCGACTGCCCGATCGGGACGCTCCGCTAGCCGCGGAGGCGGTCCGCGCCCGCGTCGGTGAGGGCCTGCTGGTCGTCGACGACGTGCACCACGCCGACCCGCTGTCACTGGCCGTGCTCCCCCTGCTGGCGGACGTGTGCCGAGTGCTGGTCGCGATCCGGACGCCGGGCGGGCTGCCGGCCGCTACCGAGCGCGCACTTCGGGACGCGGCCACGACCTGGACCGTGCTGCGGGGTCTCGCCGCCGATCAGGCACGCACGCTGGCCCGGCAGGTAGCCCCCACACTGGACGACCGAGCGCTGGAAGCCGTGCTCGCCAGGGCCGGCGGGAACCCGCTCGCGGTACGGGTGCTGGCCGGACGCGCGGCCGCCCACGGCGGTGTCCCGGCCGTCGAGCCGGGTGCCGACGAGCCGGACACCCCCACCGGCGCACTCGACCGGGCGGTGGCCGCCGCGATCGCCGATCTCCCCCGCCCGGCCCGAACCGCGCTGGCCGCGCTGGGTCTGCTCGG
This genomic interval carries:
- the grpE gene encoding nucleotide exchange factor GrpE; protein product: MPTSFVRLIVAGLTLVLAVLTGLVTGFVAGGPGCEEATPTPASKVSTAPSNPVKGPAGPVEGPATNEPTASDPAGPNISPDAEGTPEGNLPGINEAFTLTSAENCGDFSPLTAVFGFLGALFTGAIVGGVALFVPRTDASPSSGAGTIRSADVPGAPGSGAGVGIGQPLSSGRASSSATGSHAVLTDVQAPETGRLTRERKTLVETCIYVRDRATSKAIADRLAWALNEVGVVEDRPTGEAFDTARHEAGGTTPAPDRALSGTIAAVEISGYTDRGQVVRAPVVTVYQADAR
- a CDS encoding dynamin family protein → MAPGPLSQRVAGLCREVGPRLGGGTGVAVADLSRRLGEPLRVAIAGRLKAGKSTLVNALIGRRVAPTEVGECTRLVTQFRYGPADRVDVVRRDGLRVSLPLDESGMIPQRLGIPRQEVSYVDVTLASDRLRDLTVVDTPGLSSTNSQVSAGTRRFLFNDNPVDDDLDQDSQSALSGAEAIIYVFTQSVREDDLEALEAFRSISARLSSNPINSLGLFNKVDKLGGGGDPWPVAGPLAETQAQALRRQVADVVPVVGLLAETTEAGRLTAADCESLRALAALPAVDRAVLMASVDLFTTRECEIPAEQRERLLRLLDLYGIQFAVASLAADSTLATGELIRRLYRASGFPRVRQTLDQAFRWRTDAIKAGWALTTLEQVAARAERPADRELLRDAVERLLQQPEYHQLRLLEVAQQVTTGAVELPAGMESELTRLALSDDPGWILQLAGAPTPQLAQAALEAATRWRTFAVASASPAQARIAHVAHRGFYLLSQRVRAGVS